The following proteins are encoded in a genomic region of Paenibacillus sp. FSL H3-0469:
- a CDS encoding alpha/beta fold hydrolase: MPLIDLPLEQLLTYEGRTPRPANFEAYWEQALQEMRTTDAQVELVRSEFQVPYAECFHLYFTGTGGARIHAKLIKPKRAAGPHPAVVQFHGYAHHSDDWADKLIYASLGFTIAAMDCRGQGGLSEDVGGVKGTTHKGHLIRGLDDSAEQLLFRQIFLDAAQLAAIVMDMPEVDAARVAAIGGSQGGGLALACAALEPRINRAAPSVPFLCDYKRVWEMDLARDAYEELRTFFRHRDPQHLREDEIFERLGYIDVQHLADRIQGKVMLGVGLLDTVCPPSTQFAAYNRIRSEKTLEIYPDFIHERLPGFEDKTIQFLLEM, from the coding sequence ATGCCGCTTATCGATCTGCCGCTGGAGCAATTATTGACTTACGAGGGACGGACCCCCCGTCCGGCCAACTTCGAGGCTTATTGGGAACAAGCATTGCAAGAGATGAGAACGACGGATGCCCAAGTTGAATTGGTGAGAAGCGAGTTTCAGGTTCCGTACGCTGAATGCTTTCATTTATATTTTACAGGGACAGGTGGAGCGCGTATCCACGCGAAGCTGATCAAGCCGAAGCGTGCTGCCGGCCCGCATCCGGCGGTGGTGCAGTTCCACGGGTACGCCCACCACTCGGATGACTGGGCCGACAAGCTGATCTATGCTTCCTTGGGCTTTACTATAGCTGCAATGGATTGCAGAGGTCAGGGAGGATTGTCCGAAGATGTCGGAGGGGTCAAAGGAACCACACATAAAGGGCACCTGATTCGCGGACTGGATGATTCAGCCGAACAGTTGCTGTTCCGGCAGATCTTTCTTGATGCGGCGCAGCTGGCCGCGATTGTAATGGACATGCCGGAAGTGGATGCTGCCCGTGTCGCGGCAATCGGAGGATCGCAGGGAGGAGGGCTGGCGCTGGCCTGTGCGGCGCTTGAGCCGCGGATCAACCGGGCTGCGCCCAGTGTTCCGTTCCTGTGTGATTACAAACGGGTCTGGGAAATGGACCTGGCCAGAGATGCCTACGAGGAACTGCGGACTTTTTTTCGTCACCGCGATCCCCAGCACCTGCGGGAGGACGAGATTTTTGAACGGCTCGGATACATTGATGTTCAACATCTGGCGGACCGGATTCAAGGAAAAGTGATGCTGGGTGTGGGCTTGCTGGACACGGTGTGCCCGCCTTCCACTCAGTTCGCTGCCTACAACCGCATCCGCAGCGAGAAGACACTGGAGATTTACCCCGATTTTATTCATGAACGGCTGCCGGGCTTCGAGGACAAGACGATACAATTTCTGCTTGAAATGTGA
- a CDS encoding PocR ligand-binding domain-containing protein — protein sequence MGLLFNLSDVKELLRNFYTLTGIRTVIFDNSFHELAAYPTRHSTYCHIIRSDPRAEAQCILCDQQACTQVKKEKQLYTYQCHAGLTETVVPIQTDNQVIGYIMFGQLLQTGERDELWQRVYENIGVYQVDMDKLHHAFQQKKQISKEIIDAYAKTMEMSASYLYLSRMLILKEDSLAQKIDSYITDHIKEHLSVPVLCREFSISKSHLYKLSEQNFGMGIAEYIRNLRIQMAKRLLGDTDSPIYEIAEQVGIPDYNYFTKAFKKVTGTLPRVYRKENPLQGRTMDRF from the coding sequence ATGGGCTTGTTGTTCAACTTATCGGACGTCAAGGAACTGCTGCGCAATTTTTATACATTGACCGGTATCCGCACAGTGATTTTCGACAATTCCTTTCATGAGCTGGCTGCTTATCCCACCCGCCATTCGACCTATTGCCATATCATCCGGAGTGATCCGCGCGCGGAGGCCCAGTGCATCCTCTGCGACCAGCAGGCCTGTACCCAAGTGAAAAAGGAGAAGCAGCTATATACCTATCAATGTCATGCCGGACTTACAGAAACGGTGGTTCCTATTCAAACGGATAATCAGGTCATCGGGTATATTATGTTCGGCCAACTGCTGCAGACCGGAGAACGCGATGAGCTATGGCAGAGGGTCTATGAGAATATAGGCGTCTATCAGGTGGATATGGATAAACTGCACCATGCCTTTCAGCAAAAAAAACAGATCTCCAAGGAAATCATTGATGCTTATGCCAAAACCATGGAGATGAGCGCCAGCTACCTGTATCTGTCCCGGATGCTGATTCTGAAGGAGGATTCGCTCGCACAAAAGATTGACAGTTATATTACAGATCATATTAAGGAGCATCTGTCCGTTCCTGTTCTGTGCAGGGAGTTCAGCATCAGCAAATCCCATCTCTACAAGCTCTCGGAGCAGAACTTTGGCATGGGCATTGCGGAATATATCCGCAACCTGCGCATTCAAATGGCCAAACGGCTGCTGGGTGACACCGACAGTCCGATCTACGAAATTGCGGAGCAAGTCGGCATTCCCGATTATAATTACTTTACCAAAGCCTTTAAAAAGGTCACCGGCACATTGCCCAGAGTCTACCGCAAAGAAAATCCTTTGCAGGGACGCACTATGGACCGGTTCTGA
- a CDS encoding ABC transporter permease subunit, with amino-acid sequence MRKLWALYLKEMLENVRSYKLIWVPVVFIVLGIMQPLVSFYMADILAFSSNVPAGLMENMERPAASSVMVQALGQYGTIGMLILVLGTMNSLAGERSSGTSELLMAKPVSPISVVAAKWTANFTVLVIAIGLGAAGAAYYTIQLMGALSWRDVIAASGLYALWLLCAVSLTLLFSAWLRGPAAAGLSLLLAAVMSLVHGLLPVKLSWMPAALPGMSAGVLADGGTGVGLAPIVSAVLLIVICIAGAALLAGRNKLPV; translated from the coding sequence ATGAGGAAGCTTTGGGCTCTATATTTGAAGGAGATGCTGGAGAATGTGCGCAGCTATAAGCTGATATGGGTTCCCGTGGTGTTTATTGTTCTGGGAATTATGCAGCCGCTGGTGAGCTTTTATATGGCGGATATCCTGGCGTTCTCTTCCAATGTCCCGGCTGGGTTGATGGAGAATATGGAGAGACCGGCCGCGTCCTCTGTAATGGTTCAGGCCTTGGGCCAGTATGGAACAATTGGTATGCTGATTCTGGTGCTGGGAACGATGAACAGCCTGGCAGGAGAGCGCAGCAGCGGCACCTCCGAACTGTTAATGGCGAAGCCGGTCTCCCCTATATCCGTTGTTGCGGCCAAATGGACCGCGAACTTCACGGTACTGGTTATTGCCATTGGGCTGGGGGCAGCGGGAGCGGCTTATTATACAATACAGCTTATGGGAGCTTTATCCTGGCGGGATGTGATCGCAGCGTCCGGACTGTATGCATTGTGGCTGCTCTGTGCGGTGTCGCTTACCCTGCTCTTCAGTGCCTGGCTGCGCGGGCCTGCAGCTGCCGGCCTGTCTCTCCTGCTGGCAGCAGTCATGAGTCTCGTCCATGGCCTGTTGCCAGTTAAGCTGAGCTGGATGCCTGCTGCTCTGCCCGGAATGTCTGCCGGTGTGCTTGCAGATGGAGGCACCGGAGTGGGCTTGGCACCGATTGTCTCCGCCGTGCTCCTGATTGTGATTTGTATTGCCGGTGCCGCACTGCTGGCTGGAAGGAATAAATTGCCAGTTTAG
- a CDS encoding ABC transporter ATP-binding protein — translation MPLLEVKDLHKSFKGHPSVNGISFGIEAGRCVALLGPNGAGKTTTLRMLAGLLPQTAGTITFDGSPGTDYRRQLGYLPQAPAFYNWMSGHEYILFAAKMSGLNAREAAAASGVVLERVGLGSAARRRIGGYSGGMKQRLGLAQALVHRPRLLLLDEPVSALDPIGRREVMELLRDIREQTTVIFSTHVLHDAEEICDDVVLMNQGTIAVQGTLSSLRAEYSLPVIRLTTGKEASAIRWLEELRHRDFIEEALISEGKAVFNVTDVGLARRTLLQEAVELDIPLLQFEAGSSTLEDLFMKVVGT, via the coding sequence ATGCCGCTGCTAGAGGTTAAGGATCTTCACAAGAGCTTTAAGGGACATCCCTCAGTGAATGGCATCAGCTTTGGAATTGAAGCAGGACGCTGTGTCGCCCTGCTCGGACCCAATGGAGCCGGGAAGACTACAACGCTGCGCATGCTTGCCGGCCTTCTGCCGCAGACTGCGGGAACGATCACTTTTGACGGGTCTCCGGGGACGGATTACCGCCGGCAACTGGGCTATCTGCCGCAAGCCCCGGCTTTTTACAATTGGATGAGCGGGCACGAATATATCTTATTTGCCGCCAAGATGAGCGGATTGAATGCACGGGAGGCTGCAGCGGCATCGGGCGTTGTGCTGGAGCGTGTGGGACTAGGCTCTGCGGCACGGCGGCGGATTGGCGGATATTCCGGGGGGATGAAGCAGCGCTTGGGGCTGGCCCAGGCCCTGGTACACCGCCCGCGCCTGCTTCTGCTGGATGAGCCGGTCTCCGCGCTTGATCCTATCGGACGCCGGGAAGTCATGGAACTGCTTAGGGACATCCGGGAGCAGACAACCGTTATTTTCTCCACGCATGTGCTGCATGATGCGGAAGAGATATGCGATGATGTCGTATTGATGAACCAGGGGACCATAGCCGTTCAAGGAACCTTGTCCAGTCTCCGCGCAGAATACAGTCTGCCGGTAATCCGGCTCACTACAGGGAAGGAAGCTTCGGCTATCCGGTGGCTGGAGGAGCTTAGACACAGGGATTTTATTGAAGAAGCGCTTATTTCGGAGGGCAAGGCCGTGTTCAACGTCACGGATGTAGGGCTTGCCCGCCGGACGCTATTACAGGAAGCCGTAGAGCTGGATATTCCGCTGCTGCAATTTGAAGCAGGCTCATCGACACTGGAGGACCTGTTCATGAAGGTGGTGGGAACATGA
- a CDS encoding PLD nuclease N-terminal domain-containing protein — MNDLNWGLIGPLLALQVILAIIGLISLSKTEQVRGPKWMWVLFLIFGNLLGSVAYFTLGRKEF, encoded by the coding sequence ATGAATGATTTGAATTGGGGATTGATTGGGCCGCTGCTTGCATTGCAGGTAATACTGGCAATCATCGGTCTGATTTCTCTGAGCAAGACAGAGCAGGTACGCGGACCGAAATGGATGTGGGTTCTATTCTTGATTTTTGGCAACCTGCTGGGCAGTGTGGCTTATTTCACACTGGGAAGGAAAGAGTTCTGA
- a CDS encoding YxlC family protein, with product MRFKSDEELLGKLSAELDHLDMLYADVTPPSLPELEQLIAGEAVRRRKRRRKELLIFLLVALVLVTIVISILSTAPVLYWSLQAVFILSALGSLGAARIRHGREEL from the coding sequence ATGAGGTTTAAGAGTGACGAGGAGCTGCTGGGTAAGCTGTCCGCGGAGCTGGATCATCTGGATATGCTGTATGCCGATGTTACTCCGCCCTCCTTGCCGGAGCTGGAGCAGCTTATTGCCGGGGAAGCTGTCCGCCGGAGGAAGCGGCGCCGTAAGGAGCTGCTGATCTTCCTATTGGTGGCTCTTGTACTGGTTACCATAGTGATTTCTATTCTAAGCACGGCGCCGGTGCTGTATTGGAGTCTGCAGGCAGTGTTCATTCTGAGCGCACTTGGCAGCCTGGGAGCAGCGCGGATCAGACACGGGCGGGAGGAATTATAA
- the sigY gene encoding RNA polymerase sigma factor SigY codes for MGDRTLENISQAQQGDAAALAVLLREHYPFLYKYLIKATLDPLLAEEIAQDTMVRCMEKIGTYNGTSAFSSWLITIGSRLYIDRKRRWSREAQWREGQMQEQGNRSLRWSFESRNMEWSEVLDALSRLSSAHRMAVLLKHYYGYSYDEIGEMLEIPSGTVKSRVAAGLGQLRKELNEDEV; via the coding sequence ATGGGCGACAGGACGCTGGAGAACATCAGCCAGGCACAGCAGGGTGACGCTGCTGCACTGGCCGTGCTGCTGCGGGAGCATTATCCCTTCCTGTACAAGTATCTGATCAAAGCGACACTTGACCCTTTGCTTGCGGAAGAGATTGCTCAGGACACGATGGTCAGATGTATGGAGAAGATCGGGACTTATAACGGGACCTCGGCATTCTCTTCATGGCTGATTACCATTGGCAGCCGGCTCTACATCGACCGTAAGCGGCGCTGGAGCCGTGAGGCGCAGTGGCGGGAAGGGCAGATGCAGGAGCAGGGGAACCGCAGTTTACGCTGGAGCTTTGAGAGCCGGAATATGGAGTGGAGTGAAGTGCTTGACGCCTTGTCGCGTCTATCCTCTGCGCACAGAATGGCTGTACTGCTGAAGCATTATTACGGGTACAGCTATGATGAGATCGGGGAGATGCTGGAGATTCCTTCCGGAACGGTCAAATCACGGGTAGCTGCCGGACTGGGTCAACTGCGAAAGGAGCTGAATGAGGATGAGGTTTAA
- a CDS encoding MBL fold metallo-hydrolase, with product MLDIRSYNLGALQTNAYLLTGADPKRGVIIDPGANPAALLRASEGMEIEAILLTHAHFDHIAGLDEVRKAKKCPVYIHPLESEWLGSPKLNGSLMWPDTTPPISTDPAEYDLAEGQILKLLGLSFRVLHTPGHSPGSVSFLCGNDLFAGDVLFKMGVGRTDLPGGRERDLIDSIRGKLYRLDEEVRVFPGHGPRTSIGYEKLHNPYVPM from the coding sequence ATGCTTGATATTCGTTCTTATAATCTGGGGGCACTCCAGACCAATGCCTATCTTCTGACGGGGGCAGACCCTAAGCGCGGTGTCATCATCGATCCTGGTGCTAATCCAGCTGCCCTTCTGCGCGCGTCTGAGGGAATGGAGATTGAGGCGATTCTGCTGACACATGCCCATTTCGACCATATTGCCGGGCTGGACGAGGTCCGCAAGGCCAAGAAGTGCCCGGTCTATATCCATCCGCTGGAGAGTGAGTGGCTGGGCAGCCCGAAGCTGAACGGCTCCTTGATGTGGCCTGATACCACGCCTCCCATCAGCACAGATCCGGCAGAATACGATCTGGCGGAAGGCCAGATTCTGAAGCTGCTCGGCCTTTCTTTCCGTGTACTGCATACGCCGGGACATTCGCCGGGCAGCGTCAGCTTTTTATGCGGGAATGATCTGTTCGCCGGTGATGTCTTGTTCAAAATGGGAGTGGGACGTACCGATCTTCCGGGCGGCAGAGAACGGGATCTGATTGATTCGATCCGCGGCAAGCTCTACCGGCTGGATGAGGAAGTGAGAGTGTTCCCCGGACATGGTCCGCGAACCTCAATCGGCTATGAGAAGCTTCACAACCCGTATGTTCCGATGTAG
- a CDS encoding thioredoxin family protein — protein sequence MKQNVASKFGQGLTPRQFVEAMTKNQQAFESWYEKFAWEDESDREYFESLNHRDDLRVLILAADWCGDVVRNVPVVFRILETAGIKTEVLILEENQELMDNFLTMGGRSVPIVIFADTGGYVLGQWGPRPEHVQTLMREFKRENPDREAADYDSKITEVRKAMGQAYGEGTESHAVIAKELRSLISGF from the coding sequence ATGAAGCAGAATGTAGCATCCAAATTTGGCCAAGGCCTGACTCCGCGCCAGTTCGTGGAAGCCATGACGAAGAACCAGCAGGCTTTTGAATCCTGGTATGAGAAGTTCGCCTGGGAAGACGAGAGTGACCGGGAATATTTCGAGAGCCTGAATCACCGTGATGATCTGCGTGTGCTGATTCTGGCTGCGGACTGGTGCGGAGATGTGGTCCGCAATGTTCCGGTCGTCTTCCGGATTCTGGAGACTGCGGGCATTAAGACGGAAGTGCTGATTCTCGAAGAGAACCAGGAGCTGATGGACAATTTCCTGACCATGGGCGGACGCTCCGTTCCCATCGTGATTTTTGCGGATACCGGAGGTTATGTACTGGGGCAGTGGGGACCGCGTCCGGAGCATGTCCAGACCCTGATGAGAGAATTCAAACGGGAGAACCCGGACCGCGAAGCAGCGGACTATGACAGCAAAATTACCGAAGTGCGCAAAGCAATGGGGCAAGCCTACGGAGAAGGAACGGAATCACACGCAGTTATCGCCAAAGAGCTGCGCAGTCTGATCTCCGGATTCTAA
- a CDS encoding DedA family protein, with protein MHFISDVISQLFEWIQSLGYFGIMIGLMIEVIPSEIVLAFGGYLVSQGDINFFGAVLFGTVGGVIAQIFVYWIGRYGGRPVLEKYGKYIFISKKHIDHSEEWFQKYGTGVIFTARFIPVVRHAISVPAGISRMPLGKFTMLTTLAVIPWSALFVYLGYTLGDKWETIDEVAAKYTHEILLGAIAVIILYFLFKWYKSKKKGSAV; from the coding sequence GTGCATTTTATATCTGATGTCATTTCACAATTGTTTGAATGGATTCAGTCTCTGGGCTACTTCGGGATTATGATCGGGCTCATGATTGAAGTCATTCCAAGTGAGATTGTCCTGGCTTTTGGCGGCTATTTGGTCTCACAAGGCGATATTAACTTTTTTGGTGCGGTGCTGTTCGGTACCGTTGGGGGAGTAATCGCCCAGATCTTTGTTTATTGGATTGGCCGTTATGGCGGCAGGCCTGTGCTGGAGAAGTACGGCAAGTACATTTTCATCTCCAAAAAGCATATTGACCACTCCGAAGAATGGTTTCAAAAGTATGGGACCGGTGTGATTTTCACAGCCCGTTTTATCCCGGTTGTCCGCCATGCCATATCCGTTCCGGCCGGTATTTCCCGCATGCCGCTGGGCAAATTCACTATGCTGACAACCCTTGCAGTTATCCCGTGGAGCGCGTTGTTTGTCTATCTGGGGTACACGCTTGGAGACAAGTGGGAGACCATTGATGAGGTCGCAGCCAAGTATACTCATGAGATTCTTCTTGGCGCTATTGCGGTAATTATTCTGTATTTCCTGTTCAAGTGGTACAAATCCAAAAAGAAGGGTAGTGCAGTATGA
- a CDS encoding SdpI family protein, producing MKNFTWKWQDTLIVILGLLSLGYALVNYGRLPDQLPAQFSITGKVNTYWSKGSVIILFSFLGLIFPLAMQFIRNVDPKGENYNKFPGPYKMIRLTVAVICDAALVLSVSFGLDEQFAAGKWATVSVGLLLAVIGNFLPQIRDNYFTGIRTPWTLHDPAVWRRTHRFSGRMWVTGGLLIALATFMPVTLSISMIITALVIMTIVPIVYSWLISRRVKA from the coding sequence ATGAAGAATTTCACATGGAAGTGGCAGGATACGCTGATTGTCATTCTCGGGCTCCTCTCACTGGGCTACGCGCTGGTGAATTACGGCAGGCTGCCGGATCAGCTGCCCGCCCAATTCAGTATAACGGGCAAGGTCAATACTTACTGGAGCAAGGGTTCGGTTATTATCTTGTTCTCTTTTTTGGGCTTGATTTTTCCGCTCGCGATGCAGTTCATACGCAATGTTGACCCCAAGGGAGAGAATTATAATAAGTTCCCCGGCCCTTACAAAATGATCCGTCTCACCGTTGCCGTCATCTGTGATGCCGCTCTAGTCCTGTCGGTCAGCTTCGGGCTCGATGAGCAATTTGCCGCCGGAAAATGGGCTACTGTGAGCGTAGGGCTGCTGCTGGCTGTAATCGGAAATTTCCTGCCGCAGATCAGGGATAATTATTTCACAGGAATCCGCACGCCCTGGACGCTGCATGACCCTGCCGTATGGCGGAGAACCCACCGTTTCTCCGGAAGAATGTGGGTGACTGGCGGTCTGCTGATTGCGCTTGCCACCTTCATGCCCGTTACGCTGTCGATCAGCATGATCATCACCGCTCTGGTAATCATGACTATTGTTCCAATTGTGTACTCATGGCTGATCTCGCGGCGTGTTAAAGCCTGA
- a CDS encoding O-antigen ligase family protein yields the protein MQVNKYGRPSDWLVTLVCGLALIAAGVAACVLRGFFFTGEMYLFLTVWFGLCGVLLGSVLIYMAVGRGAGLRLHKVDPKLSGGYLNRTQIEEQSERRENTRELADNIGGGRGRLAVWGLLSGCLLLCLLYAIHALGSPVSAQGTLNEMLRSGFYTSFVIFALLAARTRRGGALLAAVWHLLGITISLSALLAVCGGLPVPYAVAYTESPGVSATGARLAGLLQYPNAFGAVMAVYLLERLFAAAYSFRREDSQGGAGISAVRASVGGAGEVGVETAGAGNNSVRASVSGEGEVGTEGVNAGNNWVCAGVGGVDESVAETAGAGNNVVRSGVSGVGESGESGAGDAGSSAKLTRTWSASHWLRAARLLPLFPYAAALLLSESRGAWLAAAAASAAALLLKRQLFVPLLITGAAPVAAAALLYRQLARSGLAAEPLPGLLLLAGLWAGAWLAGLWLHRRSCHAAGRVRAAVLALAAAGWTAAASAVLLLVRARITGPSPTAAARGLFYRDAWKLAAEAPWLGRGGETWRHAYLAAQSRPYVGSQVHSGYLDILLNLGMAGLAALLLLLLAAGGLVFKASPRLLPPLLVIVLHSAADFDWSYGLVWLLLLLLPAWAVAEANSLTIRTVNSPAQHDSRWQRSKLTGQRRKRPRRLWVYAGITVLCGLTVLYSGLSFQVMKGAALFKQAVRENDPAVRITLLQQSLRWNPREPQTAVALSRLLPQNQGVDLLLRSLSFSPGNVALHGELAANYLRGSDPGEALYWVRRSQQTDHFNASGRLAALRGMLEMGERSLAEGDRRIAEDSATAGLELLRQYSLLTTMEQDRGPQHNDRNFTLLPQSEGIYLALTHLQSQAALSSNNK from the coding sequence ATGCAGGTGAACAAGTATGGACGGCCAAGTGACTGGTTGGTTACTTTGGTTTGCGGGTTGGCGTTAATAGCAGCGGGGGTTGCGGCCTGTGTGCTGAGAGGGTTCTTTTTCACCGGGGAGATGTATTTGTTCCTGACGGTGTGGTTTGGCTTGTGCGGGGTCTTGCTGGGATCGGTACTAATCTATATGGCGGTTGGTAGAGGGGCTGGGCTGAGGCTGCACAAGGTAGATCCGAAGTTGTCTGGTGGTTACTTGAATAGGACGCAAATTGAGGAACAGTCTGAACGCAGAGAGAATACCCGGGAGTTGGCTGACAATATAGGTGGCGGGAGGGGGCGGCTGGCTGTATGGGGGTTACTCAGCGGTTGTCTGCTACTCTGTCTATTGTATGCTATCCATGCACTGGGCAGTCCCGTGTCCGCGCAAGGAACACTGAATGAAATGCTGCGCTCAGGCTTCTATACTAGCTTTGTGATATTCGCTTTGTTGGCGGCACGAACCCGCCGGGGAGGGGCCCTTCTTGCAGCAGTGTGGCATCTGCTTGGAATCACTATTAGTTTGTCGGCCCTCTTAGCGGTCTGCGGAGGTCTGCCGGTTCCTTATGCGGTGGCGTATACCGAATCGCCTGGGGTCAGTGCCACTGGTGCGAGACTGGCCGGGCTGCTTCAGTATCCGAATGCCTTTGGTGCGGTGATGGCCGTATATCTGCTGGAACGGCTGTTTGCTGCCGCTTATAGCTTCAGGCGTGAAGATTCTCAGGGAGGTGCAGGCATCAGTGCGGTGCGTGCAAGTGTCGGTGGAGCGGGTGAGGTAGGGGTAGAAACTGCGGGTGCGGGCAATAATTCGGTACGTGCGAGTGTCAGCGGAGAGGGTGAGGTAGGTACAGAAGGTGTGAACGCGGGCAATAATTGGGTATGCGCGGGTGTCGGCGGAGTAGATGAGTCAGTTGCAGAAACTGCGGGTGCGGGCAATAATGTGGTACGTTCAGGTGTCAGCGGAGTAGGTGAGTCAGGTGAGTCAGGTGCAGGAGATGCAGGCAGCAGTGCGAAGCTGACCAGAACCTGGTCCGCTTCGCACTGGCTGAGAGCGGCGCGCCTGCTGCCGCTCTTCCCGTACGCCGCCGCGCTGCTGCTCAGCGAGTCGCGCGGCGCATGGCTGGCTGCGGCTGCCGCCAGTGCCGCAGCCCTTCTCCTGAAGCGGCAACTGTTCGTGCCGCTTCTAATCACCGGCGCCGCCCCCGTTGCCGCGGCGGCGCTGCTCTACCGCCAGCTGGCCCGCTCCGGGCTGGCGGCAGAGCCCCTGCCCGGCCTGCTGCTGCTGGCCGGGCTCTGGGCCGGCGCGTGGCTGGCCGGCCTATGGCTGCACCGCCGCAGCTGCCATGCGGCGGGCAGGGTCCGCGCCGCCGTGCTGGCACTGGCGGCGGCGGGCTGGACGGCGGCGGCCAGCGCCGTCCTGCTGCTGGTACGCGCGCGGATCACCGGGCCGTCACCGACGGCCGCCGCGCGCGGGCTGTTCTACCGCGACGCCTGGAAGCTCGCGGCAGAAGCGCCCTGGCTGGGGCGCGGGGGCGAGACTTGGCGGCATGCGTACCTTGCCGCCCAGTCCCGCCCCTACGTAGGCAGCCAGGTGCACAGCGGTTACCTCGACATCCTCCTGAACCTCGGGATGGCGGGTCTGGCTGCGCTCCTCCTGCTGCTCCTGGCCGCAGGAGGGCTGGTATTCAAGGCGTCACCAAGGCTGCTTCCGCCCTTGCTTGTGATCGTGCTGCATAGCGCAGCCGATTTCGACTGGAGCTATGGACTGGTCTGGCTGCTGCTGCTCCTGCTGCCCGCCTGGGCAGTTGCCGAAGCTAATAGCCTGACTATTAGGACGGTTAACTCTCCAGCTCAGCATGACTCCCGTTGGCAGCGCAGCAAGCTGACTGGCCAGCGAAGGAAGCGGCCGCGCCGGTTATGGGTTTATGCAGGCATAACCGTTCTCTGCGGGCTGACCGTCCTATACAGCGGCCTTTCCTTCCAGGTCATGAAAGGGGCTGCTCTATTCAAGCAGGCGGTCAGAGAGAATGATCCTGCGGTACGAATTACACTGCTGCAGCAATCACTGAGATGGAATCCGAGAGAGCCGCAGACTGCGGTTGCTTTATCACGGCTGCTCCCACAAAACCAAGGGGTTGATCTGTTATTGCGCAGCCTGTCATTCTCTCCAGGGAATGTTGCTCTGCATGGGGAGCTTGCGGCAAATTATCTGCGGGGCAGTGATCCTGGTGAAGCGTTGTACTGGGTCCGCCGAAGTCAACAGACGGATCACTTTAATGCTTCGGGGCGGCTTGCTGCTCTAAGAGGAATGCTTGAGATGGGGGAACGCAGCTTGGCAGAGGGAGACAGACGTATAGCGGAGGACAGCGCGACGGCGGGACTAGAGCTGCTGCGGCAGTACAGCCTGCTGACCACCATGGAGCAGGACAGAGGACCGCAGCACAATGACCGCAACTTCACCCTACTTCCGCAGAGCGAAGGGATCTATCTTGCGTTAACACATTTACAGTCCCAGGCGGCCCTTAGCTCCAATAATAAATAA